The Streptomonospora litoralis genome window below encodes:
- a CDS encoding dipeptidase, whose protein sequence is MDVRGYVEGHRGDFVAALKEWVAIPSVSADPEHHGDVRRSAEWLRDHLAATGFPTVEVWETDGLPAVFAEWPAEDPDAPVVLVYGHHDVQPARVADGWDTEPFAPEERGDRLVGRGTSDDKGQVLFHALAVRAGLAASGRSAPPVTLRMLIEGEEESGSPHFPALLERHRDRLACDVVVISDTTMWAADTPSMCVGMRGLTDCEITVTGPETDVHSGSFGGAIPNPARAVADLLAGLHDDAGRVAVPGFYDDVAEISEEERALIAKLPFDEAEWLRTAGSPAASGEAGYSTLERVWVRPTAEINGMWSGHTGAGAKTIVPRSAHAKVSFRLVPGQEPARIQECVRAFVADRVPAGLHADVVFGGPGVRACASDIGSEAVRSARSAMERAFGTEVLFTREGGSGPEADIADILGAPLVFVAVGLDEDRIHAPNEKVEIPLLLKGAESAAYLWERLGRAPRTG, encoded by the coding sequence ATGGACGTGCGCGGTTACGTCGAAGGGCATCGGGGCGACTTCGTCGCCGCGCTCAAGGAGTGGGTGGCAATCCCCTCGGTGTCGGCCGATCCCGAACACCACGGCGACGTGCGGCGCTCGGCGGAGTGGCTGCGCGACCACCTCGCCGCCACCGGGTTCCCGACGGTGGAGGTCTGGGAGACCGACGGCCTGCCCGCCGTCTTCGCCGAATGGCCGGCCGAGGACCCCGACGCGCCCGTCGTGCTCGTCTACGGCCACCACGACGTCCAGCCCGCCCGCGTCGCGGACGGGTGGGACACCGAGCCTTTCGCGCCCGAGGAGCGCGGTGACCGGCTGGTCGGGCGAGGGACCTCCGACGACAAGGGCCAGGTGCTCTTCCACGCCCTGGCGGTGCGGGCCGGGCTCGCGGCCTCCGGTCGGAGCGCGCCCCCGGTGACGCTGCGGATGCTGATCGAGGGCGAGGAGGAGTCGGGCTCCCCGCACTTCCCCGCGCTGCTCGAACGCCACCGTGACCGCCTGGCCTGCGACGTCGTGGTGATCTCCGACACGACCATGTGGGCCGCCGACACGCCGTCCATGTGCGTCGGGATGCGCGGACTCACCGACTGCGAGATCACCGTCACCGGCCCCGAGACCGACGTGCACAGCGGCTCCTTCGGCGGTGCGATCCCCAATCCCGCCCGCGCCGTGGCCGACCTGCTCGCCGGCCTGCACGACGACGCCGGCCGCGTCGCTGTTCCCGGGTTCTACGACGACGTCGCCGAGATCAGCGAAGAGGAGCGGGCCCTCATCGCCAAACTGCCCTTCGACGAGGCCGAGTGGCTGCGCACGGCCGGAAGCCCGGCCGCCTCCGGCGAAGCCGGCTACAGCACGCTGGAACGCGTCTGGGTGCGGCCGACCGCCGAGATCAACGGGATGTGGAGCGGGCACACCGGCGCGGGCGCGAAGACGATCGTGCCGCGCTCGGCCCACGCGAAGGTCAGCTTCCGGCTGGTGCCCGGCCAGGAGCCCGCCCGCATCCAGGAGTGCGTGCGCGCGTTCGTGGCCGACCGCGTCCCCGCCGGCCTGCACGCCGATGTCGTCTTCGGCGGTCCGGGCGTCCGGGCCTGCGCCTCCGACATCGGCTCCGAAGCGGTCCGGTCGGCGCGCTCGGCGATGGAGCGGGCGTTCGGTACCGAGGTCCTGTTCACCCGCGAGGGCGGCAGCGGCCCCGAGGCCGACATCGCCGACATCCTGGGCGCGCCGCTGGTCTTCGTCGCCGTCGGGCTGGACGAGGACCGCATCCACGCGCCGAACGAGAAGGTCGAGATCCCGCTGCTGCTCAAGGGCGCCGAGAGCGCCGCCTACCTGTGGGAGCGGCTGGGCCGGGCGCCGCGGACCGGGTGA
- a CDS encoding ANTAR domain-containing protein: MTSNSTADTAEAEQAPAAVIRRTPTGWRVHDGEELPDLLNAIVLADLLAAEERRNASPAAPPRASDADGEEARLRVTVAQLEHALHTRVVTEQAIGVLAERHRLTPREAFELLRSASRSRGRKVADMAREVVASSTNPLTALPGELAAEGAAAESGPRHGR; this comes from the coding sequence GTGACGTCGAACAGCACTGCCGATACGGCCGAGGCGGAGCAGGCTCCGGCGGCCGTGATCCGGCGGACGCCCACGGGATGGCGCGTACACGACGGCGAGGAGCTGCCCGACCTGCTCAACGCCATCGTCCTCGCCGACCTGCTGGCCGCCGAGGAGCGCCGGAACGCATCGCCCGCCGCTCCTCCGCGGGCCTCCGATGCGGACGGCGAGGAGGCCCGGCTGCGGGTGACGGTGGCCCAGCTCGAACACGCGCTGCACACCCGCGTGGTGACCGAACAGGCGATCGGCGTGCTGGCCGAGCGCCACCGGCTGACCCCGCGCGAGGCTTTCGAACTGCTGCGCTCGGCGTCGCGCTCCCGCGGCCGCAAGGTCGCCGACATGGCCCGGGAAGTGGTGGCCAGCTCCACCAACCCGCTGACCGCCCTGCCGGGCGAACTCGCCGCCGAGGGCGCCGCGGCCGAATCCGGCCCCCGGCACGGGCGATGA
- a CDS encoding response regulator → MPITVIVADDQDMVRDGIATLLDAAEDISVVAQAADGGEAVALTREHHPDVVVMDVRMPTMSGLAATREIVGETGEHGPRVLMLTTFDLDEYVYEALGAGASGFLLKDATVDDLRSAVRVVAEGEALLAPSITRRLIADIAARRREKIHARPEAVGELTPREADVLRQVARGLSNGEIAEELFLAEQTVKTHVGRILTKLSLRDRTQAVVFAYENGLV, encoded by the coding sequence GTGCCCATCACCGTCATCGTCGCCGACGACCAGGACATGGTCCGCGACGGCATCGCCACTCTGCTGGACGCCGCCGAGGACATTTCGGTCGTGGCCCAGGCCGCCGACGGCGGCGAGGCTGTGGCGCTGACGCGCGAGCACCACCCCGACGTGGTGGTCATGGACGTGCGCATGCCCACGATGAGCGGCCTCGCCGCCACCCGCGAGATCGTCGGCGAGACCGGCGAACACGGCCCCCGGGTGCTCATGCTCACAACCTTCGACCTCGACGAGTACGTCTACGAGGCCCTGGGCGCGGGAGCCAGCGGATTCCTGCTCAAGGACGCCACCGTGGACGACCTGCGCTCCGCCGTGCGCGTCGTCGCCGAGGGCGAGGCGCTGCTCGCACCTTCGATCACCCGGAGGCTGATCGCCGACATCGCGGCGCGCCGCCGGGAGAAGATCCACGCCCGCCCCGAGGCCGTCGGGGAGCTGACCCCGCGCGAGGCCGACGTGCTGCGCCAGGTGGCACGCGGCCTGTCCAACGGGGAGATCGCCGAAGAGCTGTTCCTCGCCGAACAGACCGTGAAGACCCACGTCGGCCGCATCCTCACCAAGCTCTCGCTGCGCGACCGCACGCAGGCGGTCGTCTTCGCCTACGAGAACGGGCTCGTTTAA
- a CDS encoding ATP-dependent DNA helicase UvrD2 — translation MDPDRVLEGLDPEQLEAARALRGPVCILAGAGTGKTRAITHRIAHAVAGGIATEQQILAVTFTTRAAGEMRGRLRSLGAPRVQARTFHSAAVRQLSYFWPQAIGGPMPSLIESKIQEVARAANSCGLQLDRTGLRDLAGEIEWSKATQVRPADYEKSIAKAGRAAPMPVHDVARVYEAYEEQCRDRNLLDFESMLELTAAMIAEHPQIADRIRDQYRYFVVDEFQDVNPLQKLLLDAWLGDRDDVCVVGDPNQTIYSFAGATPGYLTGFSAAYPHATVVRLVRDYRSSPQVVRVANGALKHARGPAAEHRLELVAQRPDGPDPIYTEYDDEPAEATSVARKIGALIDAGTPAREIAVLFRTNAQSAAYEQALSDAGAAYTVRGATRFFERPEIKQAVHTLRGARQGAGSDPLVQTVRDILAPLGLTPEPPEGRQARERWESLAALAQLAEDIAAARPGATMDHFTDELDARVATEHAPEYEGVTLASLHSAKGLEWDAVFLVGLTEGLLPIVFAESADQVEEERRLFYVGVTRARAHLSLSWALARSPGGRKSRKPSRFLDGLRPASPSLAGRDNRRQARLVQCRICGNTLTEAAERKLARCLDCPADYDEALLERLKAWRRDLADEQKVPAYVIFTDATLQAIAEYVPADKGRLSRISGVGAVKLERYGEAVLALCAGEEPAADHRGGEPHGGRTEPQTD, via the coding sequence ATGGACCCGGACCGCGTGCTGGAGGGCCTGGACCCCGAGCAGCTCGAAGCGGCGCGCGCCCTGCGCGGACCCGTCTGCATCCTGGCGGGCGCCGGGACGGGCAAGACCCGCGCCATCACGCACCGCATCGCGCACGCGGTCGCCGGCGGCATCGCCACCGAGCAGCAGATCCTGGCCGTTACCTTCACCACCCGCGCCGCCGGAGAGATGCGCGGCCGGCTGCGCTCGCTGGGCGCCCCCCGGGTGCAGGCCCGGACCTTCCACTCCGCGGCCGTGCGCCAACTGTCCTACTTCTGGCCGCAGGCGATCGGCGGCCCGATGCCCTCGCTCATCGAGAGCAAGATCCAGGAGGTCGCGCGCGCCGCGAACTCCTGCGGCCTGCAGCTGGACCGCACCGGCCTGCGGGACCTCGCCGGGGAGATCGAGTGGTCCAAGGCCACCCAGGTGCGCCCCGCCGACTACGAGAAATCCATCGCCAAAGCCGGCCGGGCCGCGCCCATGCCCGTCCACGACGTCGCCCGGGTCTACGAGGCCTACGAGGAGCAGTGCCGCGACCGCAACCTGCTCGACTTCGAGTCGATGCTGGAGCTCACCGCGGCGATGATCGCCGAGCATCCGCAGATCGCCGACCGCATCCGCGACCAGTACCGCTACTTCGTCGTCGACGAGTTCCAAGACGTCAACCCGCTGCAGAAACTGCTGCTGGACGCCTGGCTGGGCGATCGCGACGACGTGTGCGTGGTGGGCGACCCCAACCAGACCATCTACTCCTTCGCCGGAGCCACCCCCGGCTACCTCACCGGGTTCTCCGCCGCCTACCCGCACGCCACGGTCGTGCGCCTGGTCCGCGACTACCGCTCCAGCCCGCAGGTGGTGCGGGTGGCCAACGGCGCCCTCAAGCACGCTCGCGGCCCGGCCGCCGAACACCGCCTGGAGCTGGTGGCCCAGCGCCCCGACGGCCCCGACCCCATCTACACCGAGTACGACGACGAGCCCGCGGAGGCCACGTCGGTGGCCCGCAAGATCGGTGCGCTGATCGACGCCGGTACGCCCGCCCGCGAGATCGCGGTGCTGTTCCGCACCAACGCCCAGTCGGCCGCCTACGAGCAGGCGCTTTCCGACGCCGGTGCGGCCTATACCGTGCGCGGCGCCACCCGCTTCTTCGAGCGCCCCGAGATCAAGCAGGCTGTGCACACGCTGCGCGGCGCCCGCCAGGGCGCCGGTTCGGACCCGCTCGTGCAGACCGTCCGCGACATCCTCGCGCCTCTCGGCCTGACCCCCGAGCCTCCCGAGGGCCGCCAGGCGCGCGAGCGCTGGGAGTCGCTGGCGGCGCTGGCCCAGCTCGCCGAGGACATCGCCGCCGCTCGTCCCGGCGCGACCATGGACCATTTCACCGACGAGCTCGACGCCCGGGTCGCCACCGAGCACGCCCCCGAGTACGAGGGCGTCACCCTGGCCTCGCTGCACTCCGCCAAGGGGCTGGAGTGGGACGCGGTGTTCCTCGTGGGACTGACCGAGGGCCTGCTGCCCATCGTCTTCGCCGAGTCCGCCGACCAGGTCGAGGAGGAGCGTCGGCTGTTCTACGTGGGGGTCACCCGCGCCCGTGCGCACCTGTCGCTGTCGTGGGCGCTGGCCCGCTCGCCCGGCGGTCGCAAGAGCCGCAAGCCCTCCCGCTTCCTCGACGGCCTGCGCCCGGCATCGCCGTCGCTGGCCGGCCGCGACAACCGCAGGCAGGCCCGGCTGGTGCAGTGCCGGATCTGCGGGAACACACTCACCGAGGCCGCCGAGCGAAAGCTCGCCCGGTGCCTGGACTGCCCGGCCGACTACGACGAGGCGCTGCTGGAACGGCTGAAAGCGTGGCGGCGCGACCTGGCAGACGAGCAGAAGGTCCCGGCCTATGTGATCTTCACCGACGCCACACTGCAGGCCATCGCCGAGTACGTGCCCGCCGACAAGGGGCGGCTCTCCCGCATATCCGGCGTGGGAGCCGTGAAACTGGAGCGCTACGGTGAGGCGGTGCTGGCCCTGTGCGCAGGCGAGGAGCCCGCCGCCGACCATCGAGGAGGAGAGCCCCATGGGGGACGGACAGAGCCGCAGACCGACTGA
- the nudC gene encoding NAD(+) diphosphatase codes for MLDETPALSRGTIDPAGHRRGDDAWLEKAWADPEARVLVLESGDPASEGRYALLARRSRTLVAADAGEPRLVFASPAQAPEGERFLLGVDDDGRAYFAVLAPGEGGFPDIRGTEPASLRDMGAVLGDRDSGLFTRAVALAHWNATHRFCPACGASARSAGAGHLRVCTREGTEQYPRTDPAVIMLVHRESAGAEECLLAHNPRWPDNRYSVLAGFVEPGESLEQAVAREVAEEVGVSIADPVYQASQPWPFPRSLMLGYTARATGSTRRTDDEEISDFRWFTRPALREAVESREVLLPGTVSIARKLIEHWYGDRLPGEW; via the coding sequence ATGCTTGACGAGACACCCGCGCTTTCCCGCGGGACCATCGACCCCGCCGGCCACCGGCGCGGCGACGACGCATGGCTGGAGAAGGCGTGGGCCGACCCCGAGGCCCGCGTCCTGGTGCTCGAATCCGGCGACCCCGCCTCCGAAGGCAGGTACGCCTTGCTGGCCCGCCGGTCGCGCACCCTGGTCGCCGCCGACGCAGGCGAGCCGCGACTGGTCTTCGCCTCTCCCGCCCAGGCCCCCGAGGGTGAGCGGTTCCTGCTCGGGGTCGACGACGACGGCCGCGCGTACTTCGCCGTACTCGCCCCGGGCGAAGGCGGGTTCCCCGACATCCGCGGCACCGAACCGGCCTCGCTGCGCGACATGGGCGCCGTGCTGGGCGACCGCGACTCGGGCCTGTTCACCCGCGCCGTCGCGCTGGCCCACTGGAACGCCACCCACCGCTTCTGCCCCGCCTGCGGCGCGTCCGCCCGCTCCGCGGGCGCCGGCCATCTGCGGGTGTGCACTCGCGAGGGCACGGAGCAGTACCCGCGCACCGACCCCGCGGTGATCATGCTGGTGCACCGCGAGTCCGCGGGGGCCGAGGAGTGCCTGCTCGCCCACAACCCGCGCTGGCCCGACAACCGCTACTCGGTGCTCGCCGGTTTCGTGGAGCCGGGGGAGTCCCTGGAGCAGGCGGTGGCGCGCGAGGTCGCCGAGGAGGTGGGGGTCTCCATCGCCGATCCCGTGTACCAGGCGTCCCAGCCGTGGCCGTTCCCGCGCAGCCTGATGCTCGGCTACACGGCCCGCGCCACCGGAAGCACCCGGCGCACCGACGACGAGGAGATATCCGACTTCCGCTGGTTCACCCGGCCCGCACTGCGGGAGGCCGTCGAATCCCGAGAGGTGCTCCTGCCGGGGACGGTCTCCATCGCCCGCAAGCTCATCGAGCACTGGTACGGCGACCGGCTGCCCGGGGAGTGGTAG
- a CDS encoding acyltransferase family protein has translation MDRATPASRERAVDGIRAVAVCGVVLGHWLVTGLVRGEDGGLRTASPLQSMPDLAAASWLLNTLALFFFVGGCVAARGRRRSRERGERYGHWLRVRLARLARPVLLVAAVWGAALVLGALLGIPAETLRTGALLTLQPLWFIVVYAAVTALTPLAEAADRRWGAAAALLPAAAVAAVDLTRYGPWDRDPVFAEQLAYANVLTAWLFAHQLGVSWNSGRLSPSTGLALLLGGAAGLLALVHFGYPVSAVGVPGAERSNAAPPSLLIPALAAAQIGAAVLLRAPLERLLSRPAPWAAVAGLNLCALTVFCWHLTALVLVAAAGAQLGTIPGLTDAPDHPAWAAARLAWLLPIAAVLAAITAAARRFEDPWSRGALRRSAVRAAVALAAVGFVAAASTLLQ, from the coding sequence ATCGACCGGGCGACTCCGGCCTCACGCGAACGGGCCGTCGACGGGATACGCGCCGTGGCCGTCTGCGGTGTCGTGCTGGGCCACTGGCTGGTTACCGGGCTGGTGCGAGGCGAGGACGGCGGCCTGCGCACCGCCAGTCCGCTCCAGTCGATGCCCGACCTCGCCGCGGCGAGCTGGCTGCTGAACACGCTCGCGCTGTTCTTCTTCGTCGGGGGCTGCGTCGCGGCGCGCGGCCGCAGGCGCTCACGCGAGCGCGGCGAGCGCTACGGGCACTGGCTGCGCGTCCGGCTGGCGCGGCTCGCACGGCCGGTGCTGCTGGTGGCGGCGGTGTGGGGCGCGGCGCTCGTCCTCGGCGCGCTCCTCGGCATCCCGGCGGAGACGCTGCGCACGGGTGCTCTGCTGACCCTGCAACCGCTGTGGTTCATCGTCGTCTACGCGGCGGTGACGGCACTGACTCCGCTGGCGGAGGCCGCCGACCGGCGCTGGGGTGCCGCGGCGGCGCTGCTGCCGGCGGCGGCGGTCGCGGCGGTCGATCTGACGCGGTACGGGCCGTGGGATCGGGATCCGGTGTTCGCGGAACAACTCGCCTACGCCAACGTCCTCACCGCGTGGCTGTTCGCGCACCAGCTCGGCGTGAGCTGGAACAGCGGGCGCCTCTCGCCCTCCACGGGGCTTGCGCTGCTGCTCGGCGGGGCGGCGGGGCTGCTCGCGCTCGTGCACTTCGGCTACCCGGTGAGCGCGGTCGGGGTGCCCGGCGCCGAGCGGTCCAACGCCGCGCCGCCGTCGCTGCTGATCCCCGCGCTGGCCGCGGCCCAGATCGGTGCCGCGGTGCTGCTGCGCGCACCGCTGGAGCGGCTGCTGAGCCGCCCGGCGCCGTGGGCCGCGGTCGCGGGCCTGAACCTGTGCGCGCTGACGGTGTTCTGCTGGCACCTGACCGCCCTGGTGCTGGTGGCCGCCGCCGGCGCGCAGCTCGGCACGATCCCCGGTCTTACCGACGCGCCCGACCACCCCGCCTGGGCGGCGGCCCGCCTGGCATGGCTGCTGCCGATCGCCGCGGTACTGGCAGCTATCACCGCTGCGGCCCGCCGCTTCGAGGACCCGTGGTCGCGCGGTGCCCTGCGCCGTTCGGCCGTACGCGCCGCGGTCGCCCTGGCAGCGGTCGGCTTCGTCGCGGCAGCGTCGACCCTGCTCCAGTAG
- a CDS encoding sensor histidine kinase, with protein MADEDEAAGGTGPGRTAEGRDSRTARRRGTDVLVAAAADALLRRPRDVRRWLPAAEPEREDTAPPLLGGVCAAIAARNGLPAAWVRRRFAVFVVPLLIYPLLWLLRLAERPSAEGRERTDGILAVAAAALGTGAACAAQLPSTAGSFYASLFGLALGAPLLALRVSVLLTWRLMAATLAVVGLLLAIGDAPGLPFPTAAALAYLLVLFLVGTQHDGSTVAAVGVCTAVAVVAITAIAPVDAAAGLWCTTAAAAALLLGDNVRMRRADTGRLRPEPPAARPRSVGAPRAPVARISADAAAGAETPALTGETDGRGDPRGLGAEDSAADHNGNRVPGPRTVVRAVLDALWRTPGGRPQGPLRLFHGPIRPLHGRIIGGVCAGLGRGSELMTITLRILFPIVSFPLGVAAYLLLWLLLPDERAETGQAEPTGSGMADRPVPPVQPREVTAWFLLLGISTGLAALVAAQLVQMHQVDPTLAVLLGAVIGLPFALLPLAPLLTWRIMAAGLFVGLFTVNTASPYLPTYLLWPWPAAALLILPIVLYTVAVNYPGRTTVGVGLVTVVADIFAAYPLVRTHPGQTFWIAVVAGAVLLFGYNVRGRRAAQRRLARESALRRRGRARQAVLEERSRIARELHDVVSHHMSMIAIQADAAPYKFPGLDAGPAATFTTVRDAARDALAEMRRVVGLLREEDEVPEDAPQPGLAMLPDLVESARRASIDVTLEGGPEAARAAARGLPGAADVSAYRIVQESLSNAGRHAPGAPVAVTVSRTAATLTVRVVNGPPVGEGHEQGGGERGSPHPAALDSGGHGLVGMRERTAMLGGSLRAAPTGDGGFDVVAELPVASGAHGPADDGAEPG; from the coding sequence ATGGCCGACGAGGACGAGGCCGCGGGGGGCACGGGCCCCGGGCGGACGGCAGAGGGGCGCGATTCGCGGACGGCGCGTCGGCGCGGTACCGATGTACTGGTAGCCGCTGCGGCCGACGCGCTGCTTCGGCGGCCGCGGGACGTACGGCGGTGGCTGCCCGCCGCGGAACCTGAGCGCGAGGACACCGCCCCACCTCTGCTCGGCGGTGTCTGCGCGGCGATCGCGGCCCGGAACGGGCTCCCCGCTGCCTGGGTGCGGCGGCGGTTCGCGGTCTTCGTCGTGCCGCTGCTGATCTACCCGCTGCTGTGGCTGCTGCGGCTGGCCGAACGCCCCTCGGCCGAGGGGCGGGAGCGCACCGACGGGATCCTCGCCGTCGCCGCGGCCGCGCTCGGCACGGGCGCGGCCTGCGCCGCCCAACTCCCCTCCACCGCCGGATCGTTCTACGCGTCCCTGTTCGGTCTCGCCCTCGGCGCGCCGCTGCTGGCGCTACGGGTCTCGGTGCTGCTGACCTGGCGGCTGATGGCCGCGACGCTGGCGGTGGTCGGGCTGTTGCTCGCGATCGGGGATGCGCCCGGTCTGCCGTTCCCGACGGCCGCCGCCCTGGCCTACCTGCTCGTGCTGTTCCTCGTGGGCACCCAGCACGACGGGTCCACCGTCGCCGCCGTGGGCGTGTGCACCGCGGTGGCGGTGGTCGCGATCACCGCGATCGCTCCGGTCGACGCGGCGGCGGGCCTGTGGTGCACGACCGCGGCGGCCGCGGCGTTGCTCCTCGGCGACAACGTGCGCATGCGGCGCGCCGACACCGGACGCCTGCGCCCCGAGCCGCCCGCCGCGCGCCCCCGAAGCGTCGGCGCCCCGCGCGCCCCCGTCGCGCGGATCTCGGCCGACGCCGCTGCCGGCGCCGAAACTCCTGCCCTGACCGGCGAAACGGACGGCCGCGGCGATCCGCGCGGCCTCGGCGCCGAGGACTCCGCCGCCGACCACAACGGGAACCGCGTCCCCGGCCCGAGGACCGTGGTCCGCGCCGTTCTGGATGCGCTGTGGCGCACTCCGGGCGGCCGCCCCCAGGGCCCGCTGCGGCTGTTCCACGGTCCGATCCGCCCTCTGCACGGCCGGATCATCGGGGGCGTGTGCGCAGGGCTGGGGCGGGGCTCCGAGCTGATGACCATCACGCTGCGTATCCTCTTCCCGATCGTCTCGTTCCCCCTCGGCGTCGCCGCCTACCTGCTGCTGTGGCTGCTGCTGCCCGACGAGCGGGCCGAGACCGGCCAGGCGGAGCCGACCGGCTCCGGGATGGCCGACCGCCCCGTCCCGCCGGTGCAGCCCCGAGAGGTGACGGCCTGGTTCCTGCTGCTCGGTATCAGCACGGGCCTCGCCGCGCTCGTCGCCGCGCAGCTCGTCCAGATGCACCAGGTGGACCCGACGCTGGCGGTCCTACTGGGCGCGGTGATCGGCCTGCCGTTCGCCCTGCTGCCGCTGGCTCCCCTGCTGACCTGGCGGATCATGGCGGCCGGCCTGTTCGTCGGACTCTTCACCGTCAACACGGCCTCGCCGTACCTGCCGACGTACCTGCTGTGGCCGTGGCCCGCGGCAGCCCTGCTCATCCTGCCGATCGTGCTCTACACGGTAGCCGTCAACTACCCGGGGCGGACCACCGTCGGGGTCGGGCTGGTCACCGTCGTCGCCGATATCTTCGCCGCCTACCCCCTCGTCAGGACGCACCCGGGCCAGACCTTCTGGATCGCGGTCGTCGCCGGCGCCGTGCTGCTGTTCGGCTACAACGTCCGCGGCCGCCGCGCCGCGCAGCGGCGGCTGGCCCGGGAGAGCGCGCTGCGCCGCCGCGGCCGCGCCCGGCAGGCGGTGCTGGAGGAGCGCTCCCGCATCGCCCGTGAACTGCACGACGTGGTCTCCCACCACATGTCCATGATCGCCATCCAGGCCGACGCGGCACCGTACAAGTTCCCCGGTCTGGACGCCGGTCCCGCGGCCACGTTCACCACCGTCCGCGACGCGGCCCGCGACGCGCTCGCCGAGATGCGCCGCGTCGTCGGGCTGCTGCGCGAGGAGGACGAGGTCCCCGAGGACGCTCCCCAACCGGGGCTGGCGATGCTGCCCGACCTCGTGGAGAGCGCGCGCCGCGCGTCCATCGACGTCACGCTGGAGGGCGGCCCGGAGGCGGCGCGCGCGGCGGCCCGCGGCCTGCCCGGCGCAGCGGACGTCTCGGCCTACCGGATCGTGCAGGAGTCGCTGAGCAACGCGGGGCGCCACGCCCCCGGAGCGCCGGTCGCCGTCACCGTGTCCCGCACCGCGGCGACGCTCACCGTTCGGGTGGTCAACGGCCCACCGGTCGGCGAAGGCCACGAACAGGGCGGCGGCGAGCGAGGAAGCCCCCATCCCGCGGCGCTCGACTCCGGCGGCCACGGCCTGGTGGGCATGCGCGAACGCACCGCCATGCTCGGCGGCAGCCTGCGGGCCGCGCCCACCGGGGACGGCGGGTTCGACGTCGTCGCCGAGCTTCCCGTAGCTAGCGGCGCGCACGGGCCCGCCGACGACGGCGCCGAACCAGGCTAG
- a CDS encoding mycoredoxin, with translation MTTQDSGPITMYTTPWCGFCKRLKSQLAREGIGVEEVDIEQRPEAAEYVMSVNGGNQTVPTLVFADGSALTNPSPAQVKEKLAASMP, from the coding sequence ATGACCACCCAGGACAGCGGTCCGATCACGATGTACACCACCCCCTGGTGCGGCTTCTGCAAGCGGTTGAAGAGCCAGCTGGCGCGCGAGGGCATCGGGGTCGAAGAGGTGGACATCGAACAGCGCCCCGAGGCCGCCGAGTATGTGATGAGCGTGAACGGCGGCAACCAGACCGTTCCGACGCTGGTCTTCGCCGACGGTTCGGCGCTGACCAACCCGTCGCCGGCACAGGTCAAGGAGAAGCTCGCGGCGTCGATGCCGTGA
- a CDS encoding alpha/beta hydrolase, translated as MTRRLPVLLLGALLAAVGLGCGGRPYTAAETAAPVPPLNYAETTVDGHRLLADDPAGSGRVVEVLGGLDNAEHVAVVVPGSGQTRANFRASGAHPGAVPLANGRALHAEMRERAPGRKTAVVVWLGYLPPQGYGPELAHLGAAEQGADALVRFTRDVLPADAHVTLACHSYGTAVCGLAATRPGVAGDVVALASPGMGVADADAIRARVWTTRAPGDWIAWVPSLRIGPLGLGGDPMNPDFGATRFAAGDISGHTRYYHPGSAALAGTASISLGEGDAVAGDRP; from the coding sequence ATGACGCGACGGTTACCGGTTCTGCTCCTCGGCGCGCTGCTGGCCGCTGTCGGCCTGGGATGCGGCGGGCGCCCCTATACGGCGGCGGAGACCGCGGCACCCGTGCCGCCGCTGAACTACGCCGAGACGACGGTGGACGGGCACCGCCTGCTGGCCGACGACCCCGCCGGCAGCGGACGCGTGGTGGAGGTCCTGGGCGGCCTCGACAACGCGGAGCACGTGGCCGTGGTCGTCCCCGGGTCGGGCCAGACACGCGCGAACTTTCGCGCGAGCGGCGCCCATCCCGGCGCGGTACCGCTGGCCAACGGCCGCGCCCTGCACGCGGAGATGCGCGAACGCGCGCCCGGCCGGAAGACCGCCGTCGTCGTGTGGCTGGGCTACCTCCCACCGCAGGGGTACGGCCCCGAGCTGGCCCACCTCGGCGCGGCCGAGCAGGGCGCGGACGCGCTGGTCCGCTTCACCCGGGATGTGCTGCCCGCCGACGCCCACGTGACCCTGGCCTGCCACAGCTATGGAACGGCCGTGTGCGGGCTTGCGGCGACGCGGCCGGGCGTGGCCGGGGACGTCGTCGCGCTGGCCAGCCCCGGGATGGGCGTCGCCGATGCCGACGCGATCCGCGCGCGGGTCTGGACGACCCGGGCGCCCGGCGACTGGATCGCGTGGGTGCCCAGCCTCCGCATCGGACCGCTCGGGTTGGGCGGCGACCCGATGAACCCCGACTTCGGCGCGACCCGCTTCGCCGCCGGCGACATCAGCGGGCACACCCGTTACTACCACCCGGGCAGCGCCGCCCTGGCGGGCACAGCCTCCATCTCGCTCGGCGAAGGCGACGCAGTCGCCGGGGACCGGCCGTGA